A segment of the Nitrospirota bacterium genome:
AGAACCCTCATTGACCTGTCAAAGAACTGCTTGATCCTGTTTACAACAGCCAGCCCTGCCCTCTCCATCAAAACAGGTGACGCAACACCATAGTCCTCAATGGTCTGCCTGTCGATATCCCTCATCTGTCGAGCATCAACAACCTTCATTCCAACACCAGATTCTCCTTTTTAATCCGGGTTATATGTGAACTACCCTGTGGCAGAGACCGCAGGGCGTCTGAAAACGGTCAAGGTCACAGTGGCTTGAAATTGTATGTCTATTTTTTCGGTGTCATTCCCGCTTGTCGGGAATCCTTCGACTTGTTCGGGATCACATAAAAGATTCCGGACATCCATCCTTCGTAGTACTACGGAGAACAGGAGCCAGCATGACAGAAACATGGAACTGCGGCAGAGACCACAGTGTATTATATTTATTGCTTTACTATAATACTATAATATTTGATTATAATGCTACCTTGCTGAAAGGAGTATCCGCACAATTTTTTCTGCAGCCTTTCCGTCTCCGTACGGACTGACGGCAACAGCCATCTCTTCATAGGCAGCCTTGTCCCGCAGTAAACGCTCGGTTTCTTCCACAATCCTGTCAGCATAAGGTCCCACCAGCTTTGCAGTCCCCGCCTCAACACCTTCGGGCCGTTCGGTTTCAACCCGCATAACCAGAGCCGGCTTCCCCAGTGTGGGGGCTTCCTCCTGAATGCCGCCTGAGTCAGTCAGTATGATTGAAGAAGAGTTCATTAAATGTGCCATGGCATCATACTCGACCGGTTCTATGAGCAACACCCTCTCCACCCCCTGCAGAATCCTGGTTACCGGTTCCTGAACATTGGGGTTCAAATGCACAGGATACACAATAACAATATCCTGGTTACGCTCAACCAGTTTTTTCAGACCATTGCATATACTCTCAAAATTTTTTCCAAAATTCTCCCGTCTGTGCGCAGTAACAAGAATCATTTTCCGGTTGTTGCCATTTTCATTGATTTCAGCCTTGCTCAATATATCGCTGACAACTTGCGGCATCGACTTCCGTAATATCATATTCAGGGCATCTATCACCGTGTTACCCGTCACAAAAATACTCTCTTCAGGAACGTGTTCTCTGAGCAGGGCATCTTTGGCATTTTTTGTTGGAGCGAAATGGA
Coding sequences within it:
- the wecB gene encoding UDP-N-acetylglucosamine 2-epimerase (non-hydrolyzing), coding for MKKILAVFGTRPEAIKLAPVILQLQKTPDVQVRVCVTAQHRQMLDQVLDLFDIVPDIDLDLMKPDQSLAELTGRVVSRLDSVFKKERPDVVLIQGDTTTVMAAAMAAFYNRIPVGHVEAGLRSNNLYSPFPEEMNRRITSVLTRFHFAPTKNAKDALLREHVPEESIFVTGNTVIDALNMILRKSMPQVVSDILSKAEINENGNNRKMILVTAHRRENFGKNFESICNGLKKLVERNQDIVIVYPVHLNPNVQEPVTRILQGVERVLLIEPVEYDAMAHLMNSSSIILTDSGGIQEEAPTLGKPALVMRVETERPEGVEAGTAKLVGPYADRIVEETERLLRDKAAYEEMAVAVSPYGDGKAAEKIVRILLSAR